A single region of the Rhodohalobacter sp. 614A genome encodes:
- a CDS encoding M28 family peptidase, producing MKKIKIALPVFVIGLFFLMSCGTNEVEQAGDDFLKEHVTWLADEERGGRLVGTINEADAANYISDHFLQYGLIPAGDEGTYVQQFKLEGPMVQAMEIESQISRNVVGLLEGETFPNRYIIVGAHYDGQGMGGTISMNMNSEPALHYSADDNASGTAGLFYLAREFAEHPPQSSVLIVAFSGEELGLIGSKYFVDEMEISPDSVLAMINLDMIGRLENNELDIFGTGTSSQWEKIIASVETDSLEITTTPGGMGSSDHASFYRAEIPVLHYYTGTHQQYHRETDTADLINYAGMEKVLEHVESVVRTLDSMTPGEIDFQESTDPRGNVRMRSGPTLGVMPDYTFSGEGFRIEQVRPDGTADAAGLQDGDIIIEMDGKEVADIYGYMEVLNTLESGDTISITILRDDEEIDLEATF from the coding sequence ATGAAAAAAATTAAAATAGCTCTTCCCGTCTTTGTGATCGGGCTTTTTTTCCTGATGTCGTGCGGAACGAATGAAGTGGAACAAGCTGGTGATGACTTTTTAAAAGAACATGTCACCTGGCTGGCCGATGAAGAGCGTGGCGGGCGGTTGGTTGGAACCATCAACGAAGCCGATGCTGCGAATTATATATCCGATCATTTTCTGCAATACGGTTTAATACCTGCGGGTGATGAAGGAACTTACGTCCAGCAGTTTAAACTGGAAGGCCCAATGGTTCAGGCGATGGAAATTGAGAGCCAGATTTCCCGGAATGTTGTCGGGTTGCTTGAAGGCGAGACGTTTCCAAACCGATATATTATAGTCGGGGCGCATTACGACGGACAGGGAATGGGCGGAACAATTTCTATGAATATGAATTCTGAACCGGCACTTCATTACTCCGCGGATGATAATGCTTCGGGTACAGCCGGGCTTTTTTACCTGGCTCGCGAGTTTGCGGAACATCCTCCTCAAAGCAGTGTTCTGATAGTTGCCTTTTCAGGAGAAGAGCTTGGCCTGATCGGTTCCAAATATTTTGTGGATGAAATGGAAATATCCCCCGATTCTGTGCTGGCGATGATCAATTTGGATATGATTGGGCGGCTTGAAAATAATGAACTGGATATTTTCGGTACGGGAACGTCATCCCAATGGGAGAAAATTATTGCTTCAGTTGAAACAGATTCCCTTGAAATAACCACCACTCCCGGAGGAATGGGAAGCAGTGATCACGCTTCGTTTTACCGGGCTGAAATTCCTGTTTTGCATTACTATACGGGCACTCATCAACAATATCATAGGGAAACGGATACAGCGGACCTGATTAACTATGCCGGAATGGAAAAGGTTTTGGAGCATGTTGAAAGCGTCGTGAGAACATTGGATTCAATGACTCCGGGTGAGATCGATTTCCAGGAATCTACGGATCCGCGAGGAAATGTCCGGATGAGAAGCGGACCCACGTTGGGTGTGATGCCGGATTATACGTTCTCAGGTGAAGGCTTTCGAATTGAGCAGGTTCGTCCGGATGGTACGGCAGATGCAGCCGGTTTACAGGATGGAGATATCATCATCGAAATGGACGGAAAAGAGGTGGCGGATATATATGGTTATATGGAAGTTTTGAATACGCTGGAGAGCGGTGATACGATTTCAATTACCATTCTCCGGGATGATGAAGAGATAGATTTGGAAGCGACTTTTTAG
- a CDS encoding TonB-dependent receptor, whose protein sequence is MLKQFISLFAVFLWTVLPFQLVAQTIEGRVTDASTGEALEGATILETRTINGTSADSEGSFELKLTTKVNEITISFVGYATKTISITNPEEFIEITLEEQVVMTGEVFVSALRVDESTPIAYSNINRGEIEAKNLGQDIPMLVQSAPSVVSTSDAGAGIGYTGIRIRGVDPGRINVTINGIPLNDAESHGVFWVNMPDMASSTQNIQIQRGVGTSTQGAGAFGATMNLQTALMQPEAYGTITTGIGSYGTRKANVQLGSGILDNGWQFEGRLSKIESDGYIDRARSDLKSFYLSGSRHGNRSLLKADVFSGQEETYQAWNGVPEPILEDDPQQLESYINNLFLGEEDAEHLRANLGNRQFNEFTYQDQTDNYQQDHYQLHYTYRLMDTWSANASLHYTYGRGYYEEFRRNDDLDTYNISPIQIGGETVSNSDLVRRRWLDNHFYGGVFSTEWKHPEEWTLTLGGGYNEYDGDHFGEVIWSRFAGSSDLGDRYYNNNAFKTDFNVYGKFNYYLTSEFNAFADLQYRTVGYEFLGLRIDDQTEDVIDVTQSDRINFLNPKFGVVYRPDEGHRMFASVSVGGKEPTRDEYVESSRESRPDPERLFDYELGYDGNFNRFHAGVNLYYMKYKDQLILTGAVNDVGGYIRENVPDSYRAGIELEVSARITDDFEWSGNATFSQNKIDEYQRFVDDYDQGGQQAETYSDVDIAFSPSTIVNSILSYNPGAFTAEWISKYVSRQYLDNTQNKARSIDSYWVNDLRFSYELRDLGFVQGITASLQINNVLDEKYVSNGYTFGWISGGEEQFFNYYYPQAGRNILANVKIQF, encoded by the coding sequence ATGCTTAAACAATTCATATCTCTTTTTGCAGTTTTTCTATGGACTGTACTTCCCTTTCAACTCGTTGCACAAACCATCGAAGGCCGGGTAACGGACGCTTCGACCGGTGAAGCTCTCGAAGGAGCAACCATTCTTGAAACCAGAACCATCAACGGCACTTCTGCCGATTCAGAAGGTTCATTTGAGTTAAAACTCACAACAAAGGTTAATGAAATCACTATTAGCTTTGTTGGATATGCTACCAAAACAATTTCAATTACAAATCCTGAGGAGTTTATCGAAATAACTCTTGAGGAACAGGTCGTTATGACCGGTGAAGTTTTTGTAAGTGCTTTGCGGGTAGATGAATCCACTCCCATTGCATACAGCAATATTAACCGTGGAGAAATTGAGGCTAAAAATCTTGGCCAGGATATCCCGATGTTGGTTCAGTCTGCACCATCGGTTGTTTCAACTTCAGATGCCGGTGCGGGAATCGGCTACACGGGAATTCGGATTCGTGGGGTCGATCCCGGGCGAATCAACGTTACTATCAACGGAATTCCATTGAACGACGCCGAATCTCACGGTGTGTTTTGGGTGAATATGCCAGACATGGCGTCCTCAACCCAGAACATTCAAATTCAGCGTGGTGTTGGAACTTCGACCCAGGGAGCCGGGGCTTTTGGTGCAACCATGAATCTCCAGACCGCCCTCATGCAGCCGGAAGCCTATGGAACCATCACAACCGGAATTGGCTCATACGGAACCCGAAAAGCGAATGTGCAGCTTGGCTCCGGAATCCTGGACAACGGCTGGCAGTTTGAAGGCCGGCTCTCTAAGATTGAATCTGACGGATATATTGATCGGGCGCGGTCTGATCTGAAATCGTTTTATCTATCCGGATCGCGCCACGGCAACCGAAGCTTGTTAAAAGCGGATGTCTTTTCCGGCCAGGAAGAAACCTACCAGGCGTGGAATGGTGTTCCTGAACCGATTTTGGAAGATGATCCGCAGCAACTTGAATCCTACATCAATAATCTCTTTCTTGGAGAAGAAGATGCCGAACATTTGAGAGCGAATCTCGGCAATCGTCAATTCAATGAGTTTACCTATCAGGATCAGACAGACAATTATCAGCAGGATCATTATCAGCTCCACTACACCTATCGCCTGATGGATACCTGGTCGGCAAATGCATCCCTCCATTATACATACGGGCGCGGATATTACGAGGAATTCCGACGGAATGACGATTTGGATACCTACAACATCTCTCCCATTCAGATTGGCGGAGAAACAGTATCGAACTCTGATTTGGTTCGGAGGCGATGGCTCGACAATCATTTTTATGGAGGTGTTTTTTCAACTGAATGGAAACACCCCGAAGAGTGGACACTAACTCTTGGAGGTGGCTATAATGAATACGATGGCGACCATTTTGGCGAAGTGATCTGGTCGCGTTTTGCGGGAAGCAGTGATCTTGGCGACCGGTATTATAACAATAATGCCTTCAAAACCGACTTCAATGTATACGGTAAATTCAATTACTACCTTACTTCCGAATTTAATGCATTCGCTGATTTGCAATATCGAACGGTCGGGTATGAATTTCTTGGGTTGCGAATTGATGATCAAACCGAAGATGTAATTGACGTAACCCAAAGTGACAGAATTAACTTCCTGAATCCTAAGTTCGGCGTTGTGTATCGTCCCGATGAAGGACACCGAATGTTTGCTTCTGTTAGTGTGGGCGGAAAAGAACCGACTCGAGATGAATATGTGGAATCGAGCCGGGAGAGCCGACCCGACCCGGAACGATTATTTGATTACGAATTGGGGTATGATGGAAACTTCAACCGTTTTCATGCCGGAGTGAACCTTTATTACATGAAGTACAAAGATCAGTTGATTCTGACCGGAGCTGTAAATGACGTTGGCGGTTACATCCGCGAAAATGTACCTGACAGTTACCGGGCCGGGATTGAGCTGGAAGTAAGTGCCAGAATTACCGATGATTTTGAATGGAGCGGAAATGCCACATTCAGCCAAAATAAAATTGATGAATATCAGCGCTTTGTGGATGATTATGATCAGGGCGGTCAGCAAGCTGAAACATACTCCGATGTAGATATTGCATTTTCTCCATCTACCATTGTGAATTCTATTCTGAGTTATAATCCGGGAGCATTTACTGCAGAGTGGATTTCAAAATATGTATCCCGGCAATACCTCGATAATACTCAGAACAAAGCGCGGTCTATCGATTCTTATTGGGTAAACGATCTTCGGTTTTCGTATGAACTGCGCGATTTGGGATTCGTCCAGGGAATCACGGCATCACTCCAGATCAACAATGTTCTGGATGAAAAGTATGTTTCAAATGGATACACATTTGGTTGGATATCCGGTGGAGAAGAGCAGTTTTTCAACTACTATTATCCACAAGCTGGTCGAAATATCCTGGCAAATGTGAAGATCCAATTTTAG
- a CDS encoding FG-GAP-like repeat-containing protein yields MGKLIPKTYSSRFINLAAGVLRIGCCFLLFILFNQQLSYAKTEFKPDDAKALYVDLFSEKNTPFSGMEIEGGTTVFGDIDNDGDLDLFLSGVWITDGSSIEFISRTYVNDGNGNFTEKSNSNLEGAGWGDAAFGDIDNDGDLDLVITGTTFGTDGKLAKTYLNDGNGNFTEKSNSLTGVQYSSVALGDIDNDGDMDLIISGQANPYDFNNLTVYLNDGSGLFTSIPDDLPSIFRGSVILGDVDNDGNLDLFITGHNDFDGRISSTYINDGAGNFSEKSNPITELERSSAAFGDIDNDGDLDLITSGNPPGSYQNRQTRIYTNDGDGNFSEADQQPFTGVVSGTVAFGDLNSDGSLDVINTGFSDDEIITERFMNDGSGNFTEVTGSLLNLAANSIAMGDVDQDGALDLIIAGNYTNNDELVKLYTNLSENSNTAPSAPGSLSAVQNGSEITLSWGTASDSETPSDGLSYNIFLKEDPEGDPPYLISPMAQEADGWRKLPAPGNQGQHNSYTFQTPELACGESTTYAFSVQAVDHNFEGGSFSDDYNFTVHPPEIVYVDQDATSGDNNGSSWENAYTDLHTALNNLSGCITEVWVAEGTYIPAGETNPFRLRENLSLLGGFDGTEDDLSDRNISDHPTILSGDVNGSETANPGDAHTILVIPAVTNGVTIDGFIIESGYADGGGTGNRTGAAIDTNGNNTISNTIFRDNHAMGDGSNGVGGAVINWGGELTFINTLFYNNSSTGGGGAISAENGTVQLINSILANNESAKGGAINFWAGNVVAINSIFYNNSGTNGNMNDDGGAGIGIAANSLFFNETSGNNGDLPPAINSGSGNLLNTNPVFVDEENGDYSLQSISLALNAGSNTPFGTGEPAEGITTDLAGNVRIFDGTPDPDVVDIGAYEFQGDSEALLRLTLTEGWRMLASPVAGQSYANMLEPLWTQGIDGADYSGGEPNVYVWNTNYEDNDQNCVFEYESNQNCSGWQVPSSADFGEAIPAGSGFLMYVFEDDEHGESNPSPFPKDVILSGAFHSGNVEPTVNQSEDGWTLVGNPYRLPIAFDEVLANPGTSGLTGAAYVYDLNATAIDPTGPIMDNGGAWRSIAGDYGDIPSGNIAPGQGFFVQTENLPATLMFSESNQTTTGEFYGKETERKDFVRLELRGESLYNSAWIRFSDQGSTTPTDGEALELQSFSADYAVLGTHKSDGTLMDIAHYPSGMPDLEIPLAVDATRSGKYTITATDLDLPAGMSLYLYDQKKEQSTEIADSSFAYSFTMDTNEPQKKVPTVEEILARGTSGPKKVTTVNSTRFVLLTSPKGHSSELPEEIVLGQNYPNPFNPSTVISYQLPVGSQVRLEVYDMLGRNVATLVNEQVAAGRHTVDFDASHLSSGVYLYRLQTGSQIMTRKLTVMK; encoded by the coding sequence ATGGGAAAATTAATTCCAAAAACTTATTCATCACGATTCATCAACCTGGCTGCAGGAGTTCTTCGTATTGGTTGCTGTTTTTTATTATTCATTCTTTTTAACCAGCAACTTTCATACGCGAAAACTGAGTTTAAACCGGACGATGCGAAGGCGCTGTATGTCGATCTGTTTAGCGAAAAAAATACTCCGTTCTCAGGCATGGAGATAGAAGGGGGCACCACGGTATTTGGTGACATTGATAATGATGGAGACCTAGATCTTTTTTTGTCGGGCGTCTGGATAACCGACGGTTCTTCAATAGAATTTATTTCAAGAACATATGTGAATGACGGAAACGGTAATTTCACTGAAAAATCCAATTCCAATCTTGAGGGGGCAGGCTGGGGAGACGCTGCATTTGGTGACATTGATAATGATGGAGACCTTGATCTTGTAATAACAGGAACTACTTTTGGTACCGATGGGAAGTTAGCGAAAACCTACCTGAATGACGGAAACGGCAATTTCACTGAAAAATCCAATTCGCTGACAGGTGTTCAATATAGTTCGGTTGCGCTCGGAGATATTGACAATGATGGCGATATGGATCTGATTATTTCGGGCCAAGCCAATCCCTATGATTTCAACAATTTGACGGTCTACCTCAATGATGGCAGTGGGTTGTTTACCTCCATACCGGATGATTTACCATCTATTTTTAGGGGGAGTGTAATTTTGGGGGATGTTGATAATGATGGCAATTTAGATTTGTTTATTACCGGGCATAATGATTTTGATGGACGAATTTCAAGTACATATATCAACGATGGAGCCGGAAATTTCAGCGAAAAAAGTAATCCGATAACAGAACTGGAGCGTAGCTCGGCTGCCTTTGGAGATATCGATAACGATGGTGACCTGGACCTGATTACTTCAGGGAATCCCCCCGGGTCTTATCAGAATCGTCAGACAAGAATCTACACAAACGATGGAGATGGCAATTTTTCCGAAGCGGATCAGCAGCCGTTTACAGGAGTTGTTTCCGGTACCGTTGCATTTGGTGACCTGAACAGCGATGGCAGCCTGGATGTAATTAACACTGGGTTTTCTGATGATGAGATTATTACTGAGAGATTTATGAATGATGGGAGCGGAAACTTTACTGAAGTTACAGGCTCTCTTTTAAATCTTGCTGCCAACTCGATAGCGATGGGAGATGTTGATCAGGATGGCGCTCTCGATCTGATCATAGCGGGGAATTACACCAATAACGATGAATTGGTCAAACTCTATACCAATCTTTCAGAGAACAGTAATACCGCTCCCTCGGCTCCGGGCTCACTTTCTGCCGTTCAAAATGGATCGGAGATTACTCTTTCGTGGGGAACGGCCTCCGATAGTGAAACTCCGTCTGACGGCCTCAGCTATAACATTTTTTTAAAAGAAGACCCGGAAGGCGATCCTCCATATTTGATCAGCCCGATGGCTCAGGAAGCAGATGGCTGGAGAAAACTTCCTGCACCCGGCAATCAGGGACAACACAACAGCTATACGTTTCAAACTCCTGAATTAGCATGCGGTGAATCTACGACCTACGCATTCAGTGTACAGGCTGTTGATCACAATTTTGAAGGTGGTTCTTTTTCTGATGACTATAACTTCACCGTACACCCCCCGGAAATTGTGTATGTAGATCAGGACGCTACTTCCGGTGATAACAACGGATCGTCCTGGGAAAACGCATATACCGATCTTCATACAGCTCTGAATAATCTTAGCGGATGCATCACAGAGGTTTGGGTGGCTGAAGGAACCTACATCCCTGCCGGTGAAACAAACCCGTTTCGATTGAGAGAAAATCTGAGCCTTCTGGGTGGATTTGACGGTACAGAAGATGATCTTTCCGACCGAAACATTTCCGATCATCCAACCATCTTGAGTGGAGATGTAAATGGATCGGAAACAGCCAACCCCGGGGATGCCCACACCATTCTTGTGATTCCCGCCGTAACAAACGGTGTAACCATTGACGGATTTATTATTGAATCCGGCTATGCAGATGGTGGAGGAACAGGCAACCGAACCGGTGCCGCGATCGACACAAATGGCAATAATACCATTTCAAATACCATTTTCAGAGACAATCATGCCATGGGTGACGGTTCCAATGGAGTGGGCGGAGCAGTGATCAATTGGGGTGGCGAGCTGACCTTTATCAATACTCTTTTTTACAACAATAGTTCTACTGGCGGTGGTGGGGCAATTTCTGCTGAGAATGGAACGGTGCAGCTTATCAATTCTATCTTAGCGAATAATGAAAGCGCTAAAGGAGGAGCCATTAATTTTTGGGCTGGAAATGTAGTAGCCATCAACTCCATATTTTATAATAATTCCGGAACAAACGGCAATATGAATGATGATGGCGGAGCCGGAATAGGAATAGCGGCAAACAGCCTGTTTTTTAATGAAACATCAGGAAATAACGGCGATCTTCCACCAGCTATTAACAGCGGGAGTGGAAACCTGTTAAATACCAATCCGGTCTTTGTTGATGAAGAGAATGGAGATTATTCACTGCAGAGTATAAGTTTGGCTCTAAATGCCGGATCAAATACCCCATTTGGAACGGGAGAACCTGCCGAAGGCATTACCACTGACCTGGCCGGAAACGTACGAATTTTTGATGGCACACCCGATCCTGACGTTGTGGATATAGGCGCGTACGAATTTCAGGGTGACTCCGAAGCTCTATTGAGACTCACACTGACAGAAGGCTGGCGAATGCTGGCCAGTCCGGTTGCCGGACAAAGTTACGCCAATATGTTGGAGCCATTATGGACCCAGGGAATCGATGGAGCTGATTACTCCGGCGGAGAACCCAATGTGTATGTCTGGAACACCAATTATGAAGATAATGATCAGAACTGTGTTTTTGAATATGAAAGTAATCAGAATTGTTCTGGCTGGCAGGTTCCTTCCTCGGCAGACTTTGGGGAAGCAATTCCTGCCGGCAGCGGCTTTTTAATGTATGTTTTTGAAGATGATGAGCATGGAGAATCCAACCCATCCCCGTTTCCAAAAGATGTTATACTAAGTGGTGCTTTTCACAGTGGAAATGTGGAGCCAACTGTTAACCAAAGTGAAGATGGGTGGACTCTGGTAGGCAACCCGTACAGACTGCCGATTGCTTTTGATGAGGTACTTGCCAACCCAGGGACATCCGGCCTGACAGGAGCCGCTTATGTGTACGATCTGAATGCAACAGCAATCGACCCGACGGGCCCGATTATGGACAACGGCGGAGCCTGGCGAAGCATTGCCGGAGACTACGGGGATATTCCCAGTGGAAATATCGCCCCGGGCCAGGGCTTTTTTGTTCAGACAGAAAATTTACCGGCAACGTTAATGTTTTCAGAATCCAATCAAACCACAACGGGAGAGTTTTACGGCAAAGAGACAGAACGAAAAGATTTTGTTCGCCTGGAACTTCGTGGAGAGTCCCTATATAATTCTGCCTGGATTCGTTTTTCTGATCAGGGGTCCACAACTCCCACGGATGGAGAAGCCCTGGAACTCCAATCGTTCTCGGCTGATTATGCTGTTCTTGGCACCCACAAGTCCGATGGCACGCTGATGGATATCGCTCATTATCCGTCCGGAATGCCAGACCTGGAGATTCCTTTGGCCGTAGATGCCACCCGGTCTGGGAAGTACACAATCACTGCTACCGATCTGGACCTTCCCGCAGGCATGAGCCTGTACTTATACGATCAGAAAAAAGAACAGTCCACAGAGATAGCCGACAGTTCTTTCGCTTATTCGTTTACAATGGACACGAATGAACCTCAGAAGAAAGTACCAACGGTGGAGGAGATTCTTGCCCGGGGAACAAGTGGCCCGAAAAAAGTCACCACAGTTAACTCCACCCGTTTTGTCTTGTTAACATCTCCGAAGGGACACAGTAGTGAACTTCCGGAAGAAATTGTTCTTGGTCAAAACTATCCGAATCCGTTCAACCCGAGCACAGTGATCAGTTATCAATTGCCAGTGGGCAGTCAGGTTCGTCTTGAAGTTTATGATATGCTGGGGCGAAATGTAGCTACCCTTGTGAACGAACAGGTGGCAGCGGGCCGGCATACGGTTGATTTTGATGCGAGTCATTTATCCAGTGGTGTGTATTTGTATCGTTTGCAGACGGGAAGTCAGATCATGACCCGGAAACTAACTGTGATGAAGTAA
- a CDS encoding tetratricopeptide repeat protein — MKYLRSVILLFIPLSLLISCSEQSELEPVPEGIQGYSLLGDTLETPEISQEMFDEQNEKLIQALTDYRANPDDADAIIWLGRRTAYLGEYREAIRIFTEGISKFPDDPRMSRHRGHRYITLRRLDLAIEDFEKAKELMSSMPDQVEPDGLPNELNQPTSTLKSNIYYHKGLAHYLKGEYDLAIQEYEESLKLDLTDDMRIALIYWYYMALKRSGNDLKAGEIIEPVNADINLIENEAYLNLILVFKGVFDSNRLMETSEDALENATLGYGIGNWHYINGREERAISIWENVYDTDQWAAFGYIASEAELARIGSSE; from the coding sequence ATGAAATATTTACGATCAGTTATTCTTCTATTCATTCCGCTCTCACTTCTTATTTCATGCAGTGAACAGAGCGAACTTGAGCCGGTTCCTGAAGGTATCCAGGGATATTCATTATTGGGAGATACGCTTGAAACGCCAGAAATTTCTCAGGAAATGTTTGATGAACAGAACGAAAAATTGATCCAGGCTTTGACAGACTACCGGGCAAATCCCGATGATGCGGATGCAATTATCTGGTTAGGCAGAAGAACGGCCTATTTAGGAGAATACCGGGAAGCGATTCGGATCTTCACGGAAGGTATTTCCAAGTTTCCGGATGATCCGAGAATGTCCCGCCATCGCGGTCACCGATATATTACTCTTCGAAGATTGGATCTTGCCATTGAAGATTTTGAAAAGGCCAAAGAATTGATGAGTTCCATGCCCGATCAGGTTGAGCCGGACGGTCTTCCAAATGAATTGAATCAGCCCACAAGTACGCTGAAATCAAATATTTATTATCACAAAGGATTGGCACACTATCTGAAAGGAGAATATGATCTGGCAATTCAGGAATATGAAGAATCCCTGAAATTGGATTTAACGGATGACATGAGAATTGCACTGATTTACTGGTACTATATGGCCCTGAAAAGGTCCGGAAACGATCTGAAAGCAGGCGAGATTATTGAACCGGTGAATGCCGACATTAATCTGATCGAAAACGAAGCATACTTGAATCTGATTTTGGTTTTTAAAGGAGTTTTTGACTCTAATCGGCTGATGGAAACCTCAGAAGATGCTCTCGAAAATGCCACTTTGGGATATGGAATCGGGAATTGGCATTACATCAACGGGCGAGAAGAACGTGCCATTTCCATCTGGGAAAATGTGTATGATACGGATCAGTGGGCGGCATTTGGATATATTGCTTCCGAAGCTGAGTTGGCAAGAATCGGTTCCTCTGAATAG